A portion of the Actinomycetes bacterium genome contains these proteins:
- a CDS encoding SRPBCC domain-containing protein, with protein MKHQLSTSIEIDAPVEVVWDVLTDLNGYAEWNPFIVSSTGEVAVGERLTNVMSPPGGRTMKFRPVVTDVQHEAVFEWLGRLGVRGIFDGRHCFELEPTPSGTRLVHSESFSGVAVRALRAGLDTNTLAGFEAMNLAIKAHAEARTPCGS; from the coding sequence ATGAAGCACCAACTGAGCACGAGCATCGAGATCGACGCACCGGTCGAGGTCGTGTGGGATGTCCTCACCGACCTCAACGGCTACGCCGAATGGAATCCGTTCATCGTGTCGTCGACCGGTGAGGTCGCCGTCGGCGAGCGGCTGACCAACGTGATGTCGCCCCCCGGCGGCCGCACGATGAAGTTCCGCCCGGTCGTGACCGATGTGCAGCACGAGGCGGTGTTCGAATGGCTCGGGCGCCTCGGGGTCCGGGGCATCTTCGACGGTCGGCACTGCTTCGAGCTTGAGCCCACCCCTTCTGGAACCCGACTCGTGCACAGCGAGTCGTTCAGCGGCGTGGCCGTGCGTGCGCTGCGAGCCGGCCTCGACACCAACACGCTCGCAGGGTTCGAGGCCATGAACCTGGCCATCAAGGCGCACGCCGAGGCGCGCACGCCCTGCGGCTCGTGA
- a CDS encoding DinB family protein, translating into MGDEPGDSIVDDESDWTWVLERTCAECGFDVANLDPTEVAPMLRANAREWAELLGGSTDALRQRPRADRWSPLEYACHVRDVFGIYDQRLDLMLTEDGPRYPNWNQDETARVERYNDADPAVVAVEVVEAADALAVRFDSVTGEGWRRTGHRSDGASFTVDTFARYFIHDPVHHLWDVRQ; encoded by the coding sequence ATGGGTGACGAACCGGGCGATTCGATCGTCGATGATGAGTCCGACTGGACCTGGGTGCTGGAGCGCACCTGTGCGGAGTGCGGGTTCGACGTCGCCAACCTCGACCCGACGGAAGTCGCACCGATGCTGCGGGCAAACGCACGTGAATGGGCCGAATTGCTGGGTGGGTCCACCGATGCACTGCGCCAACGCCCGCGAGCGGACCGGTGGTCGCCGCTGGAGTATGCATGCCATGTGCGCGATGTGTTCGGCATCTATGACCAGCGTCTCGACCTGATGCTCACCGAGGACGGTCCGCGCTACCCCAACTGGAACCAGGATGAGACGGCCCGTGTCGAGCGATACAACGATGCCGACCCCGCCGTCGTGGCCGTGGAGGTCGTGGAGGCGGCCGACGCACTTGCGGTGCGCTTCGACTCGGTGACCGGTGAGGGGTGGCGGCGCACCGGCCATCGCTCCGACGGGGCTTCTTTCACCGTCGACACCTTCGCCCGATACTTCATCCACGACCCGGTCCACCACCTCTGGGACGTGCGGCAGTGA
- a CDS encoding TetR/AcrR family transcriptional regulator, with amino-acid sequence MTDSEAEPRRRPGGRSARVGAAVIDATLTLLAEGGFDAVGIDEVATTAGVHKTTVYRRWGTRERLVAEALARRSADEVPVPDSGTLRRDLDLVARSVAANLSDPLGNALATAMVGHAADPEIARITDEFWSTRFERMSVVVERGVERGEADPGVDAALVIEVVVAAVWFRCVVARSEVDDDLVAAAVDAAMTLVAPGPASPAR; translated from the coding sequence GTGACCGACTCCGAGGCAGAGCCGCGCAGGCGGCCAGGCGGTCGCAGTGCCCGCGTCGGAGCCGCTGTCATCGACGCCACGCTGACCCTGCTCGCCGAAGGTGGATTCGACGCAGTCGGCATCGATGAGGTGGCCACGACCGCAGGGGTGCACAAGACAACGGTCTACCGGCGCTGGGGCACGCGCGAGCGCCTGGTCGCCGAGGCGTTGGCCCGGCGCAGCGCCGACGAGGTGCCCGTGCCCGACAGCGGCACGCTGCGTCGCGACCTCGATCTGGTGGCCCGGTCGGTCGCCGCCAACCTGTCGGACCCTCTCGGCAACGCGCTCGCCACGGCGATGGTCGGCCACGCGGCCGACCCGGAAATCGCCCGGATCACCGACGAGTTCTGGTCCACCCGGTTCGAGCGCATGTCGGTGGTGGTGGAGCGCGGCGTCGAGCGAGGCGAGGCCGATCCCGGAGTCGATGCCGCTCTCGTGATCGAGGTGGTCGTTGCAGCCGTGTGGTTCCGCTGCGTCGTCGCGCGCTCCGAGGTGGACGACGACCTGGTGGCCGCAGCAGTGGATGCAGCAATGACGCTGGTCGCACCCGGTCCTGCCAGCCCAGCGCGCTGA
- the hemB gene encoding porphobilinogen synthase: MSFPEHRPRRLRTSPAMRRLVAETRLSVDDLVAPLFVREGIDAPAPIESLPGVSQHTRESLRKEVSELAALDVPAVILFGVPARKDDVGSGAWDPEGIVQLAIADVREEVGDQMVVMADLCLDEYTSHGHCGVVTPDGEVDNDATLELYARVAVAQAEAGVDVCAPSGMMDGQVAAIRDALDDADAASVGILAYSAKYASSMYGPFRDAVDVEIADGGDRRGYQQDWHNAREALVEARADVEQGADMVMVKPAMSYLDIVSAVRRGIDVPVAAYHVSGEYAMVHAAAERGWIDGDAAAIEQLTAIRRAGADFVLTYFARRVAEMLGD, translated from the coding sequence GTGAGCTTTCCCGAGCACAGACCACGACGACTGCGTACGAGCCCCGCGATGCGGCGCCTCGTGGCGGAGACCCGCCTGTCGGTCGACGACCTGGTCGCGCCCCTGTTCGTGCGCGAGGGCATCGATGCGCCCGCCCCGATCGAGTCGCTGCCCGGGGTGAGCCAGCACACGCGTGAATCCCTTCGCAAGGAGGTGAGCGAGCTGGCTGCGCTCGACGTACCCGCGGTGATCCTCTTCGGCGTGCCTGCGCGCAAAGATGACGTCGGCTCCGGAGCCTGGGACCCGGAGGGAATCGTGCAGCTTGCGATAGCGGACGTCCGCGAAGAGGTCGGCGACCAGATGGTGGTGATGGCCGACCTGTGCCTCGACGAGTACACGAGCCACGGCCACTGTGGTGTGGTCACCCCGGATGGCGAGGTCGACAACGACGCCACCCTCGAGCTCTACGCCCGCGTGGCCGTCGCCCAGGCCGAGGCTGGAGTCGACGTGTGTGCGCCGTCGGGGATGATGGACGGCCAGGTCGCAGCGATACGCGACGCACTGGACGACGCCGACGCAGCCTCGGTCGGGATTCTCGCTTACTCGGCCAAGTACGCGTCGTCGATGTACGGGCCGTTCCGCGACGCGGTCGACGTGGAGATTGCCGACGGCGGCGACCGTCGCGGCTACCAGCAGGACTGGCACAACGCTCGCGAGGCACTCGTGGAGGCACGAGCCGACGTCGAACAAGGCGCCGACATGGTGATGGTGAAGCCGGCCATGTCGTACCTCGACATCGTCTCGGCGGTCCGACGTGGGATCGACGTGCCCGTCGCGGCGTACCACGTGTCCGGTGAGTACGCGATGGTGCACGCGGCGGCCGAGCGCGGCTGGATCGATGGTGATGCCGCAGCGATCGAGCAGCTGACGGCAATTCGCCGGGCAGGAGCCGACTTCGTGCTCACATATTTCGCTCGCCGGGTCGCCGAGATGCTGGGAGATTGA
- a CDS encoding HAD family phosphatase codes for MTAVGRGCLPDAVVFDFDGLMLDTEWTGYESTNEVFRAHGEELSLELWTSFIGTTDHPHWSEILGEQLGEQVDIERWQPWRNADGLERARRLELLEGVGELMDALMAEQVPMAVASSSRGSWVRTHLGDRALLDRFAVVCTGDDVERTKPDPALYTLACERLGVDPTRSVALEDSVIGVRAAKAAGMVAVAVPGHMTAHMDFGEADRVVSSCSELTPAGLCPTGPLRDGLDS; via the coding sequence TTGACGGCCGTCGGCCGGGGGTGTCTGCCCGACGCCGTCGTGTTCGACTTCGACGGCCTGATGCTCGACACGGAGTGGACCGGCTACGAGAGCACCAACGAGGTGTTCCGTGCCCACGGTGAGGAGCTGAGCCTCGAGCTGTGGACGTCTTTCATCGGAACCACCGACCACCCGCACTGGAGCGAGATCCTCGGCGAGCAGTTGGGGGAGCAGGTCGACATCGAGCGGTGGCAGCCATGGAGGAACGCCGACGGACTCGAGCGCGCGAGGCGACTGGAGTTGCTCGAGGGAGTGGGAGAGTTGATGGACGCACTCATGGCTGAGCAAGTGCCGATGGCGGTGGCGTCGAGCTCGCGGGGGAGCTGGGTGCGCACCCACCTGGGTGATCGCGCATTGCTGGATCGGTTCGCAGTGGTCTGCACCGGCGACGACGTGGAGCGCACCAAGCCCGACCCGGCGCTCTACACCCTGGCGTGCGAACGCCTCGGTGTGGATCCCACACGGTCGGTGGCGCTCGAGGACTCCGTGATCGGGGTGAGGGCGGCGAAGGCCGCGGGCATGGTGGCTGTCGCCGTGCCGGGGCACATGACTGCGCACATGGACTTCGGCGAAGCGGACAGGGTCGTGTCCAGTTGCTCCGAGCTCACGCCCGCCGGCCTCTGTCCGACAGGCCCCCTGCGGGACGGCCTCGACTCCTAA
- a CDS encoding glutamyl-tRNA reductase, translating to MSIVVVGANHRTAPLELLERMSVRGDALPKLLHHLEEGEHTSEAVVLATCNRTEVYLVAERFHGAFGEVRDFFSDLTYLPPDRFADSLYVHYDEQAVSHLFEVAAGLDSAVPGEHEIQGQVRSAWEVARSEGTARRGLNLLFRHALEVGKRARTETSIGEHTTSVSQAAVQIASERLGSLAGRNVVVLGAGAMGRGMADFVAAEDVNALVLANRGAERAAELAAELDADASVVGIGDIGDHLRDADVVLAATGAPEVLLDARTVAEAVRGRSTPLLVVDVAVPRDVDPAVADIDGVEVLDMSAVAEITESALDERRREATAVRRIVDHEVQRFTAASSAREVAPLVSGMHRRAEEIRNTELERFAQKLAGLQESEREVVEALTKGIVAKLLHDPTVRLKDAAGSSRGDRLAASLAELFDL from the coding sequence ATGTCGATTGTCGTCGTAGGAGCAAATCACCGCACGGCACCGCTCGAGCTCCTCGAGCGCATGTCGGTGCGCGGCGACGCGCTTCCGAAGCTGCTGCACCATCTCGAGGAGGGTGAGCACACCTCCGAGGCAGTGGTGCTGGCGACCTGCAACCGCACCGAGGTCTACCTCGTTGCAGAGCGTTTCCACGGCGCTTTCGGCGAGGTGCGTGACTTCTTCTCCGACCTCACCTACCTGCCGCCCGACCGGTTCGCGGACAGCCTCTACGTGCACTACGACGAGCAGGCCGTCTCCCACCTGTTCGAGGTGGCCGCCGGACTCGACTCCGCGGTTCCCGGCGAGCACGAGATCCAGGGTCAGGTTCGCTCGGCGTGGGAGGTGGCCCGTTCCGAGGGCACTGCCCGCCGCGGGCTCAACCTGCTGTTTCGCCATGCCCTCGAGGTCGGCAAGCGGGCGCGCACCGAAACCTCGATCGGTGAGCACACCACCTCGGTGTCGCAGGCGGCCGTGCAGATCGCATCCGAGCGGCTCGGATCACTCGCGGGTCGCAACGTGGTGGTTCTCGGCGCCGGCGCGATGGGTCGTGGAATGGCCGACTTCGTCGCGGCTGAGGACGTCAACGCCCTGGTGCTTGCCAACCGCGGCGCCGAGAGGGCCGCAGAGCTTGCAGCCGAGCTCGATGCCGACGCATCGGTTGTCGGTATCGGTGACATCGGCGACCACCTGCGCGATGCCGACGTGGTGCTGGCCGCAACCGGCGCGCCAGAGGTGTTGCTTGATGCCCGCACCGTGGCCGAGGCGGTCCGTGGCCGCAGCACACCGCTGCTCGTCGTCGACGTGGCGGTTCCCCGTGACGTCGACCCCGCCGTTGCCGACATCGATGGCGTCGAGGTGCTCGACATGTCTGCGGTGGCGGAGATCACCGAGTCCGCCCTCGACGAGCGCCGCCGCGAGGCCACAGCCGTGCGCCGGATCGTGGATCACGAGGTGCAGCGGTTCACCGCAGCATCGTCGGCACGCGAGGTCGCACCACTCGTCTCGGGGATGCACCGTCGCGCCGAGGAGATCCGCAACACCGAACTGGAACGCTTCGCCCAGAAGCTCGCAGGTCTGCAGGAGTCAGAGCGAGAGGTCGTCGAAGCCCTCACCAAGGGCATAGTGGCGAAGCTGCTGCACGACCCCACGGTTCGCCTGAAGGACGCCGCGGGCTCGTCGCGGGGTGATCGTCTGGCCGCCTCGCTCGCAGAGCTGTTCGACCTCTGA
- a CDS encoding aminotransferase class III-fold pyridoxal phosphate-dependent enzyme, whose translation MSARRLTNTALNERALRRIPGGVNSPVRAFRSVGGAPYFVDRGKGARVWDVEGNEYVDWVQSYGASILGHAHPDVVEAITEVAGRGTTFGAPTEGEVVLAEMLCDRVPGMQEVRLVSSGTEATMSAIRLARGITGRDRIVKFDGNYHGHSDSLLAGAGSGVAEGALLGGAAPDSAGVTPAAVADTTVLAYNVVPDLDDSVAVVVVEPVAANMGLVAPGDGFLDGLRAECDRVGALLLFDEVITGFRLGPGGATERYGVQPDLWCFGKVIGGGMPIGAFGASAAHMEHLAPVGDVYQAGTLSGNPVATAAGATVLSLMDDGAYRRLENTAESLAEGLAAAFAEVGVAARVPRVGSLVGLYFGDGALPTDFAGAADSVGLGRYPEFFHGMLEHGVALAPGPYEVMFPSMAHGETEVAATVYAATEVARRMG comes from the coding sequence GTGAGTGCGCGACGACTCACCAATACCGCGCTGAACGAGCGGGCCCTGCGCCGCATCCCCGGCGGCGTCAACTCGCCCGTGCGCGCCTTCCGGTCGGTGGGCGGCGCCCCCTACTTCGTCGACCGTGGCAAGGGCGCTCGGGTTTGGGACGTCGAGGGCAACGAGTACGTCGACTGGGTGCAGTCCTACGGCGCCTCGATCCTCGGCCATGCGCACCCCGACGTCGTGGAGGCCATCACCGAAGTGGCGGGCCGCGGCACGACCTTCGGCGCCCCGACCGAGGGCGAAGTGGTGCTTGCCGAGATGCTGTGCGACCGGGTGCCGGGGATGCAGGAGGTGCGGCTCGTGTCGTCGGGTACCGAGGCCACGATGTCGGCAATCCGTCTGGCGCGTGGCATCACCGGTCGAGACCGCATCGTGAAGTTCGACGGCAACTACCACGGCCACAGCGACTCCTTGCTGGCGGGCGCCGGCAGCGGTGTGGCGGAGGGTGCCCTGCTGGGCGGGGCCGCCCCTGATTCGGCTGGTGTCACGCCGGCTGCGGTGGCCGACACCACCGTGCTTGCCTACAACGTGGTACCCGACCTGGATGACAGTGTGGCCGTCGTGGTGGTCGAGCCGGTTGCCGCCAACATGGGTCTCGTGGCGCCCGGGGACGGGTTCCTGGACGGGTTGCGGGCCGAGTGCGACCGTGTGGGCGCGTTGCTGCTGTTCGACGAGGTGATCACCGGGTTCCGCCTCGGCCCGGGCGGCGCCACCGAGCGATACGGCGTACAACCCGACCTCTGGTGCTTCGGCAAGGTGATCGGCGGAGGGATGCCGATCGGCGCGTTCGGAGCGTCGGCGGCACACATGGAGCACCTGGCGCCGGTGGGCGACGTGTACCAGGCCGGCACATTGTCCGGTAACCCGGTTGCCACCGCCGCGGGGGCAACCGTCCTGTCGCTCATGGACGACGGCGCGTACCGGCGCCTCGAGAACACGGCTGAGTCCCTGGCAGAAGGTCTGGCCGCCGCGTTCGCCGAGGTCGGCGTGGCCGCACGGGTGCCACGGGTCGGATCACTCGTGGGGCTCTACTTCGGCGATGGTGCGCTGCCGACGGACTTCGCAGGTGCCGCCGACTCGGTTGGCCTGGGCCGGTACCCGGAGTTCTTCCATGGGATGCTCGAGCACGGGGTGGCCCTCGCGCCTGGCCCCTACGAGGTCATGTTCCCGTCGATGGCCCACGGCGAGACCGAAGTCGCCGCGACCGTGTACGCGGCGACCGAGGTCGCCCGCAGGATGGGTTGA
- a CDS encoding redox-sensing transcriptional repressor Rex, which yields MSSGNRQGADDRDIPDATVARLPLYHRALLGLSRTGTTKVSSEQIAEMAGVNAAKVRKDLSYFGSYGTRGVGYEVDQLLEEIRNDLGLQRGWNCVVVGVGNLGSALISFAGFRDRGFDVVAAVDVDPNRIGTTIAGVTVSHQDDLGTVIADSEVAIGILTTPPDAAQQVADALVGAGVRSILSFAPTVIEVPEDVVVRHVDVASELEILAFHEGRRGEPLGNAG from the coding sequence ATGTCCAGTGGCAACCGGCAGGGCGCGGACGACCGTGACATCCCCGACGCAACAGTCGCACGGCTGCCCCTGTACCACCGGGCACTGCTGGGTCTGAGTCGGACGGGAACCACCAAGGTGTCCTCCGAGCAGATCGCAGAGATGGCCGGCGTGAACGCCGCCAAGGTCCGCAAGGACCTGTCCTACTTCGGCAGCTACGGCACCCGCGGTGTCGGTTACGAGGTCGACCAGCTCCTCGAAGAGATCCGCAACGACCTGGGCCTCCAGCGTGGCTGGAACTGCGTGGTGGTCGGCGTCGGCAACCTCGGATCTGCGCTCATCTCGTTCGCAGGCTTCCGCGACAGGGGATTCGACGTGGTTGCCGCGGTCGACGTGGACCCCAACCGGATCGGCACGACCATCGCAGGTGTGACCGTGTCACACCAGGACGACCTCGGCACCGTGATCGCTGATTCCGAGGTGGCAATCGGCATCCTCACCACGCCTCCCGACGCGGCACAGCAGGTGGCCGACGCGCTGGTTGGTGCCGGGGTGCGTTCGATCCTGAGCTTCGCTCCGACCGTCATCGAGGTTCCCGAGGACGTGGTCGTTCGTCACGTCGACGTTGCTTCGGAGCTTGAGATACTCGCCTTCCACGAGGGACGGCGCGGTGAACCGCTGGGCAACGCGGGTTGA
- the cobA gene encoding uroporphyrinogen-III C-methyltransferase, whose amino-acid sequence MTVHLVGAGPGDPGLVTVRGAQLLAIADVVVFDRLTAAELLEMAPPGCEMVNVGKDPSGSSVSQDRINELLVAHGRAGRCVVRLKGGDPFVFARGAEEAAALEAAGVDYEVVPGITSAFAAPAYAGIPVTLRYSSTHVTVVTGHEDLSKGRTDVDWEAIASGGGTIVILMGVGRWQSIRQRLLSGGLDPLTPAAAVQWGTTPRQRTVRATLSTLEQADMAPPATIVVGNVAGEELDWFERRPLFGRSVVVTRAKAQAGGLADLLSRRGADVIVAPTIEVVDADDGGASLRAAIDGIATANWVVVTSPNGAERLADSLRDARDLAGVSVAAIGPGTASALAEHRLVADLVPGRHVAESLLEEFPDPPAGGGRVVILRAQEGRDVLPDGLAERGWTVELVPAYRTVPAVPADSLRERIEAADAVLFASSSAVRNWVAAMGGTCPPVVGAIGPITAQTASDAGMPVGVQPEQSTLDDFVDALCAHFAAQGGTG is encoded by the coding sequence GTGACGGTCCACCTCGTAGGCGCTGGTCCCGGTGACCCGGGTCTCGTAACGGTCCGCGGCGCGCAACTGCTCGCGATCGCCGATGTGGTGGTGTTTGACCGGCTGACCGCAGCCGAGCTGCTCGAAATGGCTCCGCCCGGATGCGAGATGGTCAACGTCGGCAAGGATCCTTCGGGCTCGTCTGTCTCCCAGGACCGGATCAACGAGCTGCTCGTCGCGCACGGCCGCGCGGGGCGTTGCGTGGTGCGCCTGAAGGGCGGCGACCCGTTCGTGTTCGCTCGTGGCGCCGAGGAGGCGGCTGCGCTGGAGGCGGCGGGTGTCGACTACGAGGTCGTGCCCGGCATCACGTCTGCCTTCGCCGCTCCGGCCTATGCGGGCATCCCGGTGACGTTGCGCTACTCGTCGACCCACGTGACTGTCGTGACCGGCCACGAGGATCTGTCGAAGGGTCGCACGGATGTCGACTGGGAGGCCATCGCATCCGGCGGCGGCACCATCGTGATCCTGATGGGTGTCGGCCGCTGGCAGTCGATCCGCCAGAGGTTGCTGTCGGGCGGCTTGGATCCGCTCACGCCCGCGGCGGCGGTGCAGTGGGGGACCACACCTCGCCAGCGCACCGTACGCGCCACGCTGTCGACCCTCGAGCAGGCCGACATGGCCCCGCCGGCCACGATCGTGGTCGGCAACGTGGCAGGCGAAGAGCTCGACTGGTTCGAGCGGCGCCCGTTGTTCGGGCGCAGCGTCGTGGTCACCCGGGCGAAGGCCCAGGCCGGTGGGCTGGCCGACCTGCTGTCGCGCCGCGGGGCCGACGTGATCGTGGCGCCGACGATCGAAGTGGTCGACGCGGACGACGGGGGCGCTTCACTCCGGGCGGCGATCGACGGGATCGCCACCGCCAACTGGGTCGTGGTCACCTCCCCCAACGGGGCTGAACGACTCGCCGACTCGCTGCGCGACGCGCGTGACCTGGCCGGGGTTTCGGTGGCAGCGATCGGTCCGGGCACCGCGTCGGCGCTGGCTGAACACAGGCTGGTCGCCGACCTCGTACCCGGTCGCCATGTGGCCGAGTCGTTGCTCGAGGAGTTCCCCGATCCGCCTGCCGGCGGAGGCCGGGTGGTGATCCTGCGCGCCCAGGAGGGCCGCGACGTCCTGCCCGACGGTCTGGCCGAGCGGGGCTGGACCGTGGAGCTGGTGCCGGCCTACCGCACGGTGCCCGCGGTGCCCGCCGACTCACTACGCGAGCGGATCGAGGCCGCCGACGCGGTGTTGTTCGCGTCGTCGTCCGCCGTGCGCAACTGGGTTGCCGCCATGGGCGGCACCTGCCCACCGGTGGTCGGGGCGATCGGGCCCATAACTGCACAGACGGCGAGCGACGCAGGGATGCCCGTCGGGGTGCAGCCCGAGCAGTCGACACTCGACGACTTCGTGGACGCGCTGTGCGCCCACTTCGCAGCACAGGGCGGTACCGGTTGA
- a CDS encoding geranylgeranyl reductase family protein, which yields MAPTDQSPDRATEHHDLLVIGGGPAGSATGYWAARAGLDVLVVEKKDFPRDKTCGDGLTPRAVHQLDEMGLTERLTQYHRYDGLRACAHGRSMELHWPEHPLYPSHGYVVRRSELDTFVAENARGAGAKLLTGTEAVGPVTDGGRLVGATLKDKASGDQRDVTADYVVVADGSNSRFGRALGAARDRSMVQGMAIRTYYESPLHAEPWIESALDVRDRNGNSLPGYGWIFPAGDGTINVGVGLLSTFRDYKSVNTSHLMNEFAATLPGYWEIDPDNPTQAPTGGRLPMGGSVSPKCGPNWMIVGDAGGSINPFNGEGIDYAYETGRLAASLVAECVATGSDQPLQRYPVILEAEYGTYFKVARLFAQVIGRPALMTQLTRVGMRSHTLMDWVLRIMANLLRSDEVGPAEAVYRSAATVAKVLPEPSVA from the coding sequence ATGGCCCCCACCGACCAGAGTCCCGACCGCGCAACAGAGCACCACGACCTGCTCGTGATAGGCGGAGGGCCCGCCGGAAGTGCCACCGGCTACTGGGCCGCCCGGGCGGGCCTCGACGTGCTCGTAGTCGAAAAGAAGGACTTCCCGCGCGACAAGACCTGCGGCGACGGACTCACCCCGCGCGCCGTGCACCAGCTCGACGAGATGGGACTCACCGAGCGACTCACGCAGTATCACCGCTACGACGGGCTGCGCGCATGCGCCCATGGCCGCAGCATGGAACTGCACTGGCCCGAGCATCCGCTGTACCCGAGCCACGGCTACGTCGTGCGACGCAGCGAGCTCGACACCTTCGTGGCCGAGAACGCCCGGGGCGCCGGGGCGAAGCTCTTGACCGGCACCGAAGCCGTCGGACCGGTCACCGACGGCGGGCGCCTCGTGGGCGCGACACTCAAGGACAAGGCCAGCGGCGACCAGCGTGACGTCACGGCCGACTACGTGGTGGTGGCTGACGGCTCCAACTCGCGCTTCGGTCGGGCGCTCGGAGCCGCACGTGACCGCTCGATGGTGCAGGGCATGGCGATCCGCACCTACTACGAGAGCCCGCTGCACGCGGAACCCTGGATCGAGTCCGCGCTCGACGTGCGAGACCGCAACGGCAACTCTCTGCCCGGCTACGGATGGATCTTCCCCGCGGGCGACGGCACCATCAACGTGGGCGTCGGCCTGCTGTCGACCTTCCGCGACTACAAGTCGGTCAACACCAGCCACCTCATGAACGAGTTCGCCGCGACGCTGCCCGGCTACTGGGAGATCGATCCCGACAACCCGACGCAGGCACCCACCGGTGGGCGACTGCCCATGGGTGGCTCGGTGTCTCCCAAGTGCGGGCCCAACTGGATGATCGTCGGCGACGCCGGCGGGAGCATCAACCCTTTCAACGGCGAAGGGATCGACTACGCCTACGAGACCGGCAGACTCGCCGCATCGCTGGTCGCCGAGTGCGTTGCCACCGGCAGCGACCAGCCCTTGCAGCGCTACCCCGTGATCCTCGAGGCGGAGTACGGCACGTACTTCAAGGTGGCGCGGCTGTTCGCGCAGGTGATCGGCCGGCCGGCGCTGATGACCCAGCTCACACGGGTGGGCATGCGATCCCACACCCTCATGGACTGGGTGCTGCGCATCATGGCCAACCTGCTGCGCAGCGACGAGGTCGGCCCGGCCGAGGCTGTGTACCGCAGCGCCGCCACGGTCGCGAAGGTGCTCCCCGAGCCGAGCGTGGCCTGA
- the hemC gene encoding hydroxymethylbilane synthase: MSAAKEPLRIATRASALARWQADHVAALLAGAHPGLGVEIVPLSTEGDRRTDVPLSVIGGKGVFAKEVQAAVLDGRADIAVHSAKDLPALTPDGLVIAAVPERGDPRDALVGSTLSALGDGAVVATGSARRRVQLAEAVAGLGFAELRGNMATRLERAPEYSAIVVAAVALERLGLRRRITEVLDAEVMVPQVGQGALAVECRADDERAIALLGGIEHSASRRVLDCERAFLLELGGDCSLPAGAHATLDGGTLHLSAVLAPEVTDGSAVVRVERARASGEDGEVLGRRMAAELRNRVEGDGSDS; the protein is encoded by the coding sequence TTGTCCGCCGCCAAGGAGCCGCTGCGGATTGCCACACGGGCCTCCGCGCTGGCGCGCTGGCAGGCCGACCACGTAGCGGCGCTGCTGGCCGGGGCGCACCCTGGCCTCGGCGTCGAGATCGTGCCGCTGAGCACCGAGGGCGACCGCCGCACCGACGTGCCGCTCTCGGTCATCGGCGGCAAGGGAGTGTTCGCGAAGGAGGTCCAGGCGGCAGTGCTCGATGGACGCGCCGACATCGCCGTGCACTCGGCAAAGGACCTACCCGCGCTCACACCCGACGGCCTCGTGATCGCGGCGGTACCCGAGCGGGGCGATCCACGCGACGCACTGGTGGGATCCACCCTCTCCGCGTTGGGTGATGGTGCGGTGGTGGCCACCGGTTCGGCGCGCCGCCGGGTGCAGCTGGCGGAGGCTGTGGCGGGGCTCGGGTTCGCCGAGTTGCGGGGCAACATGGCCACCCGCCTCGAGCGCGCCCCGGAGTACTCGGCGATCGTGGTGGCAGCGGTGGCGCTCGAGCGGTTGGGCCTGCGCCGGCGGATCACCGAGGTGCTGGACGCCGAGGTGATGGTGCCCCAGGTCGGCCAGGGTGCTCTGGCGGTGGAGTGCCGCGCTGATGACGAGAGGGCCATCGCGCTGCTGGGTGGTATCGAACACTCCGCCAGTCGCCGGGTCCTCGACTGTGAGCGAGCGTTCCTCCTCGAGCTCGGTGGCGACTGTTCGCTGCCGGCGGGGGCGCATGCAACGCTCGACGGCGGCACCCTGCACCTTTCGGCCGTGCTGGCCCCCGAGGTCACCGATGGCTCTGCTGTCGTACGGGTCGAGCGCGCCCGGGCCAGCGGTGAGGATGGCGAGGTTCTGGGGCGACGAATGGCCGCCGAGCTGCGAAACCGGGTCGAGGGTGACGGGTCCGACTCGTAG